DNA sequence from the Candidatus Kaistella beijingensis genome:
CTTCTCCCCACGGAGAATTCCAACGCATGATGTGTGCAGGTGAAGCGGCTTTCCAAAGTGCAAAATCTTGCGGGTTTTTCTTTTCGTGTTGCCCATCCAAATCTCTTGTGTTGGCAAAAAGTTCTTCGATGTTTCTTCGGGAAAGTTCGCCGTAATTCAAACCTCTTTTGTTGTATTCCAATACGTCGAAATAAACGGAGCCGTTGCTTTCGTAAGCGAAACCGCTGTTAATTAATTTCTGTGTTAATTCAATCTGCTCCAAAATATGTCCGGTTGCAGTAGGTTCAATTGTTGGCGGAAGAAGATTAAAAGTATCCAAAACCTTGTGAAAATCCACGGTATATTTCTGTACGATTTCCATCGGCTCCAGCTTTTCGAGGCGGGATTGTTTTACAAATCGGTCGTTGTCCACATCGCCGTCATCAGTTAAGTGACCTGCATCGGTAATATTTCTAACGTATCTCACTTTATATCCAAGAAATAAGAGCGTTCTGTAAATAAAATCAAACGACATGAAAGTACGCACATTTCCAAGGTGAACATTGCTGTAAACAGTGGGTCCGCAAACGTACATTCCGACATTGTTTTCGTGAATGGGTTTGAAGTTTTCTTTTTCGCCGGAAAGGGAGTTGTATATTTTTAAATTCATTTTCATTAAATTGGATATGATTTGATTTTGTTTGATTTCACAACTTTATCAAACAATATAAAACAAAGTAGAACTAATCAAACTTTGCATGACTTCCCACATAATGCAGGAATTCTTGTCTTGTAATGGGGTTGGTTCGGAAGATTCCGCTCAATTCTGCAGTGATGGTGGAACTTGCGGTGTCTTTAATTCCGCGACAATTCACGCACAAATGTTTTGCATCGATGATACAGGCGACGTCTTTTGTTCCGAGCGCTTCTTTCAGCGCATCCACAATCTGCATGGTTAATCTTTCCTGAACTTGCGGACGTTTCGCATAATAATCCACCAATCTGTTGATTTTTGAAAGTCCAATCACTTCACCGTTGGAAATGTAGGCAACATGCGCTTTTCCGATGATTGGCAAGAAGTGATGTTCGCAGAAAGAATATACGGTAATGTCTTTTTCCACCAACATTTGGCGGTATTTGTATTTGTTCGAAAAAGTGGAAATTCCAGGTTTGTTTTCGGGTAACAAGCCGCCGAAGATTTCGTTGACATACATTTTTGCGACACGTTTCGGGGAGTCTTTCAATGAATCATCGGTCATATCCATTCCCAAAGTTTCCATGATTGCGTGGAAATGTTCTTGAATAATCTCCATTTTTTCCTGTGGTGATTTCTCGAAAGCATCTTTCCGCAAAGGAGTGTGGTCCTTTCCGGTAAAGAGGTCGTCGTCGTTTTCGATTTCGTAATTCATGTTTTTATTAATGAAAGGACAAAATTAGGGATTTAATTTTTGAATGCCGACAAATTAATTACTTGCAGAAGTCAATTTTGAACCTATCTTGATAAATGGCTTTTCGATATACTTTTCGAGTAAAACCGAAATAAAATAACTTAAAGCAAAAGTCAGCACCAAGAAAGGAAGGAACCATACTATACTTTGGTTTTCCGGGAGCAGAAAAAATGCAAAAATAAAATGCACAACGTAAACGGAATAGGAAACTTTTCCAATTTTTTGAAAAAAGGGGTGATCCAATGAAGTTTTCTCTAAAATTTTAAGCAGCCCACAAAAAGAAATTCCAGAAGATAGCGGTACAAATTCAAACCAACGGAACTGCCAAAAAAATAATGTGACCAAAGTAAATAAGGCGAACAGCGCAAATCCAATCCTCAATGAAATTTGACCAACATATTTGTAATAAACCATTCCAACAACAAATACAGGCAATTGTGTGATGATGTTGTAATACCAAAAAGTATTGTTATCAACTTTAATCTGTAACAAATAAAGTCCCAGAAAACACGCACAAACAATTAATGAAGCCCTAAAAATTATTTTTCCAGAAAATAAAAACCAACGCAACACAGGAAATATGAAGTAGAAAAGCATCTCTGTTGCGATAGACCACCCACCCGGAACAATCTTATTATTTGCCGACGGAATAAAGCCATGAATAAATAAAACATTGGCAAAAACATTCTTGAAAGTATAAGCTCCTGCGTCTTGATAAAATAAGTTCATCAAATAATACACGATAATTCCCAAATAATAAACCGGAAAAATCCTGAAATATCTGCGGATGTAGAAATTTCTCAAGGCGTGCGATTCAGATTTTCGATGGTCTGCAGAAAGACACAAGGTATAGGCGGAAGCAATGAAGAAAAACTGTACGCCAAGCTGCCCATAATTGCAGAAGAATTTTAATAACTTCCAGTATCCCTCCATAGTAATTAGTTGGGAAACATGGAGGGTTACCACCATTAAAATGGCAATTCCTCTTGCTGAATTAATAAAGCTAAACTTCATGTCATTAATAAACGAAACTCAGAACCGAAATTCTGAGTTTTTATCAATCTATTTAAAATCCACCACTTCCGCTAAAGGTAAACGTAGCTGTTAATCCCGCCCGAATGGTTGATAGTGGGAACGCCGTGGAAATTTTGTAACGGGTCAACAACTGGTCATAAAACAATCTCAGATTGAAGTTTTGCGACATATTGTAATCTGCAGAAAGTTTAATACTCATCATTCTTTGTCCACCAGTGACCTGCGAATCGTTCTGAAGAATATTGGTAATTCTTGTTTGGCTGTCTCGGAGAGAAAAGTCGCCACGAATATTTAAGTCACTTTTAAGGGTTCGTTCTTTACCTCTGAAGTTCATTTTCAATTTTAAGTCTTTAAGGATATAACCAAAACCAAGAATGTATTCTTTACCGATATCTTCTGTTAAAGTATGATTTACCAAACCGAGCATGAACATTCTGTCGCGGTTGTAGGAAGCACGAAACTGCATATTGTTACGCATCGTCATATCTGCTCCGATAAGTGGCGCAAAAGCTTCTACATAGCCTACTTGCGAGAATGTGTACGGATTGTAGAAATCTCCAAACGCATCTTTATTAGGAACTGTATTATTCTGCACATTATAATAATCAATACTCGACTGAATTCCCGTGGCGGTGTAAGTTGATGCATAACCATGGAGAATATCAAATTTGGAGAACTGACTGTTTACAAGCGGAATATTTTTCAGACCAGAATAAGTTACCCTCCAATTAGGAAGCGGGAATCCAGATTTTTTCGGTTCAGAAATTGGACCGTTTGGCGTTTTTCCCTCTACTGCGGCTTGAAATGCTGGAACCAAAACATAGGCATTTGCCAAGGAATGACCTTCGGTAAATCCATCTGCAGCAAGAGGTCCGCCCATTTGTTGTGAAATTTGTCTTGCGTTGGCAATCATATTGTCATAAATGGTTGCTCCGTCTGTGAATGCTGTTTTGAAAGTCCACGCTGTTCGTGAAAAAGTAATTAATTCATTCCCAAAGGAAAACTGGAAACCATTTGCCGGGTCTGAGTCCGCGTCAACGTTCCAACCGCCCTGCATGAAATTTCTGGTATAATTTTTCAATACATTCACGTCAATCCTAAAATCATTTACCGGCATAATCTGTACATTCGCCAGGAAATTTTGATTCTTCATCTGCGTAAAAGGATCCGTCATGTAATTTGAGTTGGAAATCCAACCGTTTTCAATCACCGTTCTTCTTAAATCTGCTTGCGAACCTAAAAGGAATCCATAAGTTGGTCCGCCTAAAGTTTGTCCGTAACCATACCAATTCGGTGCAGAAAGTAATCCAGGAAGAACTGTACCATTATTCTCATTATATGAAACATCAAATTGTTTAATTGAAGTTAGAGCATAAGCAATACTTTGCAATGGATTTAGCTTATTCTTAAACTTATAGCTTTTGAAAGTTTTCTTTGAATTTTTCTTCTGCCACAACAAAGTATATGCGTTATTCAGTGAATCGATCTCCTGCTTGCGTTTCTGCATCTTGGTGTTGATCTTCTGGAAATATTTGAATTTACTGAAGAATTTCGGAACATCCACCGTTGCTGTTCCCACAATATTGTTGGTGTTTTGGCCGATGCTTCCTAAACTTTCTTCACGATGGGTCTCTGGATTTACAAACCTTGTCATCACGGTACTTCTTGCATTCCAATTGTACGTAAATCCGTATCCAAGTTCTGCATTGATAAAATCGAGATAAGGCAAATGTTCAAATGGGAAACGGTAATTCAACTGAACTCTGTGATTGTAAAGAACAGGTCTTCCTGCCCGGAACGGATCTGCGAAAATCGATTTCGTGTTCATATCTGCGACGTTCAGGTTGTCGTTCAGGGTTCGCATCGCGGAATTAATTTCTAATTTCAAAGATTTGGTAAAATTAAATCCTAAACCATATTGCCATCCAAAGAAGAAGTTTCTGTTTCTGATGACATCAAAATTCTGACCTGCATTCCCACTCAAAATGGCTTCGATATTTCTAAATTCGAGCTCGTTATAATTTCGGTCGAGTTCAGTTCTGAAAGATAATCTCGTTGGAACTGGATTGAAGTTGAACTCTTTAACCCACTTCAAATATTTATAAGATTTTGCCGTGTCGCTTACTAATTTATTGAACGGCCTCAAAACCCACGGTTTGAAGGAATAATTGTAATCGATATAACCACGCAAATACTGTCGGTAGTTCTTTTTGGTGTAAACATCTCTGTAATAATCATCATTATACATTGCTGTTACCGAAAGATTTTCCACATCATAGAATTTTGGTTTTTTATTAGGATTCATACGTTCTTTACGCATGTTTACCACACCAATACTTCTCTGTTGGGTATAAGTTCGTGCCACTTTTTTCAGTTCTTCCTTATTCGGAGCGTCTTCAAAAGTTACATCATTATCGATAGGGTTGTATTTTGGGTCTTCAATAGTTTGCGTGTACGAGTAATTCACCGGAATTTTCATTCCCGCTTTTTCAGGCAAAAACTTATCAGCGTTTACCGTTGTGTTGATGCTGTATGCAGAACGAGTAGCTTGTGAACGTTCCGAAGGTTTGTCGGTAATTGCTCCAAATCCAACCGACATGTAAGATGCGTTCGCGTTCACAATGGCAAAATCACCTAAGTTGAAATTCAAACTTGCATTTCCTGCATAACCGCCTTTGTTTTCGATTTCAGAAAGTCGGATTTCATTCACCCAAAGTACCAAATCTTTAGACGTGGTTGCACTTTTATTTCGAACACCCAACATGATGGTAGTGACGTTTCCTAAACTTGGGCGACCTTTGATGAAAATCTTTTTATTTGGATCCAGTGCGCTGTACTCTAAATCTTCAGTTCTTAAATCGATTCCTGTTGGTGAATTTTTGTCTCTTCTCAACTTCGCATCCACAAAATTTTGAATTTCAAGATTTACGTTGTTTTCTGTTGGCCAAATTTCTAGCGGTGATCTTGCAGTTTTCGAGGTATATTTCAACGATGCTTCGTATTCGTAATAGTTATCCGTCGCATCACTACCAAAACGGATAAAGAATTTGGCATCTTTATCATAAGCAGTTGATGCTGCATTCTTCAAATCTTCAGCATGTACAAAAAGTTCCAATTTTTTATAACGACGCATATCCAACTGTACGTTTTTGAAGACCCCTCTTGAAGTTTTGCCCATCAAAGGAGCTGTTTTCATATAAAGTGAGGATTCGTTTTGTCTTTGTGCACCTGCATTTCCGCTCAAAACCTGTCGGTCGATTCCTGGAGGAAGAACATAAGGTGGTTCGTTCAATCCGTTTTCTTCGAGGTTCACACTTCCAACATCAAGATTTTGATCAGTTACTAAAATTGTACCCTCGTTATCGGTATCAGTTGTTGCAATATTTTTAGTGTATTTTCTCCAGTCGCTTCTTACCAAATCCAAAGTCCCGAAACGGATGGTTGCTGTTTGATCGAAACCTGTTAAAAGCATTCTTGCGAAACGCACATTATTTAAAATAGAATTATCTGCCTCTCCACCAATTGCTTTATCATCAAACTGCGAAACAGGAACACGGAATAGATACCATTTGTTGGTACTGGTTTGCCCATTCTGGAATTTTGCTTCCACGGTTTTTACATCCACGATGTTGTTTTTTCCTAGAACCATATTTGCTGGATCCAAACTAATCGTGTACTGATTATAATTTTCGTTTTGATCCAAATTATAGTCCCGGTTAATATCTTCAGCATCTGGAGTTTGGGTGGCAACTTCCAACGTGTTGGATTTGGAGTTTCCTTCCGGACCGCGGAAATATTTATAGCGTTCGGTTACAGATGCAGCCTGTGTTCCCTGGAATTTATCGGAAAGATAGAATAAAAAATCATCTGAAGCCGGATCGGGAAGATTGGTTACCGGATTTACAAAATTGGTATTGAATTTAGAGGCTTCACCTGCCGCATCCAAACCGTCGTAACCTAAATCCTGCACTGTTCTTTCTTCTCCTTCCGTAGAAAATGCATAGAGAATGGGTTGCTGGTTGGGCTGTGTTCCCCAATTGGTTGTGGTGGTGTTGGATGGTACATTTGGTGTAGGCATTCCGTTTTCATACTGAAGTTTTCCGTCCTTCAGAACATCTTCCGAAACATTTCCTAACTGCAATAAAAGTTTTGGCGCGGCTCCGAACTGGTTTCCGTCTGCATAAGGATCCATCATCCAAAATTCTACATACTCAATATTGGAGTTCACGAAATTGGAAACAGAAATCGGACGCATTAATCCGCCCCATCGCTGCAACGGAGTTTCGTTCAATGGATTCACGTTGTAAGGTCCTCTTTCCTTTGGAAAATAGGTAATATCTAAAGTATTGGTATAAAGCTGTTCGCCCGCCACAAAATCTCTGCTGTTGTAGAGTTCTTTGGTCTGTACTCTTCGTGAAGCATGATTAGAGACAGCTTGTGCGTTAATTCCGTTTGGAGCTTTTCCTCCAACGCCATAAAATCGCGGATCGATATTGTACCAAGACAACAAGCCTCGTCCGTTTCCAT
Encoded proteins:
- the folE gene encoding GTP cyclohydrolase I FolE — translated: MNYEIENDDDLFTGKDHTPLRKDAFEKSPQEKMEIIQEHFHAIMETLGMDMTDDSLKDSPKRVAKMYVNEIFGGLLPENKPGISTFSNKYKYRQMLVEKDITVYSFCEHHFLPIIGKAHVAYISNGEVIGLSKINRLVDYYAKRPQVQERLTMQIVDALKEALGTKDVACIIDAKHLCVNCRGIKDTASSTITAELSGIFRTNPITRQEFLHYVGSHAKFD
- a CDS encoding acyltransferase family protein produces the protein MKFSFINSARGIAILMVVTLHVSQLITMEGYWKLLKFFCNYGQLGVQFFFIASAYTLCLSADHRKSESHALRNFYIRRYFRIFPVYYLGIIVYYLMNLFYQDAGAYTFKNVFANVLFIHGFIPSANNKIVPGGWSIATEMLFYFIFPVLRWFLFSGKIIFRASLIVCACFLGLYLLQIKVDNNTFWYYNIITQLPVFVVGMVYYKYVGQISLRIGFALFALFTLVTLFFWQFRWFEFVPLSSGISFCGLLKILEKTSLDHPFFQKIGKVSYSVYVVHFIFAFFLLPENQSIVWFLPFLVLTFALSYFISVLLEKYIEKPFIKIGSKLTSASN
- the sov gene encoding T9SS outer membrane translocon Sov/SprA, translated to MDKKITIQHKFLAFLFLCFSFATTFAQVKPSDSSSVRQDFSLPNPIRYEAFYDVQSGMYILYPKIGNMVVGNPVSMTSAEYHQYMLNNQLAAYYREKSSTSALGYRKDQTDAVKKGLLPSLNIKNKLFETIFGGNKIEIIPQGFASFDLGALYQKIDNPLILPQNRTSFAIDIQQRIQLGLLGKVGENLQLKANYDTQSGFAFENKMNLVWQAKGTWKDLQSKGLHDKTTGGEDKIIKRVEFGNVNMPLSTSLIRGSESLFGLKTEFQLGKTTGTLVFSQQQGEARNIIAQGGGVMNTFKLNAIDYEDNQHYYLGHYFLNNYDNALLSYPQINSRINITRIEAWVLDQGSGNLQDQKGILGIRDLGDGVSGFPDNSQNNLYQSITALGAPVRDVNTAYNAVNGQSFPSANGTPETYTDGEQFIFNRKARKLGQNEFTYHPQLGYLSLNQRLNDNQLLAVSYSYTLNGDNKVYKVGEFSEESPVLITKLLKPNTTVKTTSPMWQLMMKNIYSLNTNQINSDGFLLNVYYRDSQSGKVNYLPVNITVNNNPVTNPNLLKLFNWDRLNMNNDLQENGGVTGDGIFDFVPNITIDPENGKVIFTKAKPFGAYLQNVLGSNDPKFVFNDLYDQQKQVASQSNLALRYTMEGRYKGSQGSGISLGAINVPQGSVKVTANGVQLQEGVDYTVDYMLGTVNIINEAVKQSGQAINISMENQLTFNTQRKRFLGLNLERRFNEHLTVGGTVVNYAETPLTQKVNFGQEAVNNTMAGFNLLYNNELPFLTRLTDKIPLINTEAPSNLNFMAEGAYLIPGQSKGINDQSYIDDFEQSTSKISLKEPAMWGLASKPEKNPEPVFSTSGLSDDLSYGNGRGLLSWYNIDPRFYGVGGKAPNGINAQAVSNHASRRVQTKELYNSRDFVAGEQLYTNTLDITYFPKERGPYNVNPLNETPLQRWGGLMRPISVSNFVNSNIEYVEFWMMDPYADGNQFGAAPKLLLQLGNVSEDVLKDGKLQYENGMPTPNVPSNTTTTNWGTQPNQQPILYAFSTEGEERTVQDLGYDGLDAAGEASKFNTNFVNPVTNLPDPASDDFLFYLSDKFQGTQAASVTERYKYFRGPEGNSKSNTLEVATQTPDAEDINRDYNLDQNENYNQYTISLDPANMVLGKNNIVDVKTVEAKFQNGQTSTNKWYLFRVPVSQFDDKAIGGEADNSILNNVRFARMLLTGFDQTATIRFGTLDLVRSDWRKYTKNIATTDTDNEGTILVTDQNLDVGSVNLEENGLNEPPYVLPPGIDRQVLSGNAGAQRQNESSLYMKTAPLMGKTSRGVFKNVQLDMRRYKKLELFVHAEDLKNAASTAYDKDAKFFIRFGSDATDNYYEYEASLKYTSKTARSPLEIWPTENNVNLEIQNFVDAKLRRDKNSPTGIDLRTEDLEYSALDPNKKIFIKGRPSLGNVTTIMLGVRNKSATTSKDLVLWVNEIRLSEIENKGGYAGNASLNFNLGDFAIVNANASYMSVGFGAITDKPSERSQATRSAYSINTTVNADKFLPEKAGMKIPVNYSYTQTIEDPKYNPIDNDVTFEDAPNKEELKKVARTYTQQRSIGVVNMRKERMNPNKKPKFYDVENLSVTAMYNDDYYRDVYTKKNYRQYLRGYIDYNYSFKPWVLRPFNKLVSDTAKSYKYLKWVKEFNFNPVPTRLSFRTELDRNYNELEFRNIEAILSGNAGQNFDVIRNRNFFFGWQYGLGFNFTKSLKLEINSAMRTLNDNLNVADMNTKSIFADPFRAGRPVLYNHRVQLNYRFPFEHLPYLDFINAELGYGFTYNWNARSTVMTRFVNPETHREESLGSIGQNTNNIVGTATVDVPKFFSKFKYFQKINTKMQKRKQEIDSLNNAYTLLWQKKNSKKTFKSYKFKNKLNPLQSIAYALTSIKQFDVSYNENNGTVLPGLLSAPNWYGYGQTLGGPTYGFLLGSQADLRRTVIENGWISNSNYMTDPFTQMKNQNFLANVQIMPVNDFRIDVNVLKNYTRNFMQGGWNVDADSDPANGFQFSFGNELITFSRTAWTFKTAFTDGATIYDNMIANARQISQQMGGPLAADGFTEGHSLANAYVLVPAFQAAVEGKTPNGPISEPKKSGFPLPNWRVTYSGLKNIPLVNSQFSKFDILHGYASTYTATGIQSSIDYYNVQNNTVPNKDAFGDFYNPYTFSQVGYVEAFAPLIGADMTMRNNMQFRASYNRDRMFMLGLVNHTLTEDIGKEYILGFGYILKDLKLKMNFRGKERTLKSDLNIRGDFSLRDSQTRITNILQNDSQVTGGQRMMSIKLSADYNMSQNFNLRLFYDQLLTRYKISTAFPLSTIRAGLTATFTFSGSGGF